From Pseudomonas poae, the proteins below share one genomic window:
- a CDS encoding DUF6531 domain-containing protein, producing the protein MDVKTVDVEGVFRDFRECLNTFDAWAESFWRFSALEVEQVFKVGDEVALVAPVSAKKPSSTVAVCKAQGSLTLVHMFESTQFVPIGNTPVMLQAIAADGSPQGAPIHHTIGPSGILEVTECTRDQQYQVTFYPTVSKDHVKALYASYQSVISDVEARLRQEWTNSFKDQWKDYTDATPLDRRRVLETAFLSGMGKALYNLWDNLAQLYELLADIKPNSEKLLQYISQTELDELLKLGNDKIAHGLLMLSDEPLLFIYVSAVVSWIRLLPPPQMNELMGEITGEVLINLLLIWATAGMGVAVRLGTQVLDHNKSGRARDLLEMLAKQLAGPGLEPHVTAVKPLLLGSAATPIKAVSMTPLKAGEQLVSNPVPAVRSKTQQTVLVRQELVDDVPASGKNLNGDAAAAADKTATNGCPVSMVTGEELLTLTDGTLDGIFPFEWTRLYRTSAVDVDCGLGFGWSHSLAQRLSVVGDSVVWVDHENRSTQFPLPTASRPAITNSLAEAAIYLGSLPDELVLAQASRFYHFRDGVLVSISDAYDNRLRISRDYSGRISRLDNGVGRSLFLRYESGRIVAVDYQIQRAKGREPFEWVTEFCIVSYAYDELGRLVSATNAVGESEVYRYDEQHVILERGLAGGASFFWEWERSGKAARCVRHWASFSQMDTRYAWDDNGRVTVFNADGSQEVYVHDDRARLVQRIDPDGAEHFKSYDDKGRLTVEQDPLGAVTAYQYDDAGRLVALFPGDDEPTSYEHDNGFVRVVRRGEAVWKYERNDQGDVIRKTDPEGHVTDYSYDKYGQLIGVWYPDHSCLRLVWNERGQLLEEHLPNGGIKRYRYDDLGRQIAREEAHGALTEYQWDSVGRLTRVVLPGGATREYSYNPYGKITAERDELGQTTRYEYADGLHLISRRINADGTQVQYRYDNVRLLLTEIENEVGETYGLQYHPNGLIQQETGFDGQRTAYAYDLNGNLLEKTEFGDDGSQLVTRYERDPAGRLVRKTLPDGSLVDYAYDRQGNLLSVDDGHWALAYEYDAQNRLTAEHQGWGTLRYGYDACGQLKNLRLPDNNRLVFNHGKGGHLSTVELNGAVLTSHLFNAGQEHQRQQGQLLSHYHYDDQQRLHAHAVTQQQHTLYQRQYDYDNTGNLTRLLDTRKGEHHYHYDPLARLTRADHSQDVQERFAHDPAGNLLMQDRPGPDIVAGNRLMIQGDRQYDYDAFGNLIRERRGKGHQLVTEYRYDSQHRLIGVTQPNGQTASYRYDPFGRRISKTVDGKTSEFFWQGDKLIAEHHAQSHRSYIYEPDSFRPLALLEGYGPKETKPYHYQLDHLGTPQELTTPDGEIVWSAHYRAYGEITRLDVGKVDNPLRFQGQYFDPESGLHYNRHRYYNPDIGRYLTPDPVKLAGGINAYQYVPNPTGWVDPLGLSNCPEGGDCKPKAEVVDFTKAATVVKGEPKQPANNGNEYLYRGDDKTPDHVFQHGFKSKGASNDLYLHAVDSNNPPSNFISTSPSKATGIDFATRYGTRKGFLYTLKKIPGRDVNKELGKLAPFDNESEIAIQSKISTEDILGATPMKRDGSYMGYSIPNPNRKVK; encoded by the coding sequence ATGGATGTAAAGACGGTCGACGTTGAAGGCGTCTTCCGTGATTTCCGAGAGTGCCTGAACACCTTTGACGCGTGGGCAGAAAGCTTCTGGCGCTTTTCGGCGCTGGAGGTTGAGCAGGTGTTCAAGGTGGGGGATGAGGTGGCGCTGGTCGCGCCTGTCTCTGCCAAAAAGCCCAGTAGCACCGTGGCGGTGTGCAAAGCCCAGGGCTCGCTGACCCTGGTGCATATGTTCGAAAGCACGCAGTTCGTGCCGATCGGCAACACGCCGGTGATGTTGCAAGCCATTGCAGCGGATGGCAGCCCACAGGGTGCGCCGATCCATCACACCATCGGCCCCAGCGGCATTCTTGAAGTCACGGAATGCACCCGCGACCAGCAGTACCAAGTCACCTTCTATCCCACTGTTTCCAAGGATCACGTCAAGGCGCTGTACGCGTCTTATCAGTCAGTGATTTCTGACGTGGAAGCGCGCCTGCGCCAGGAGTGGACCAATAGCTTCAAAGACCAGTGGAAAGACTACACCGACGCTACCCCGCTTGATCGTCGCAGAGTGCTGGAAACGGCGTTTCTCAGCGGCATGGGCAAGGCGCTTTACAACCTGTGGGACAACCTTGCGCAGCTGTATGAGCTGCTGGCGGACATCAAGCCCAACAGCGAGAAGTTGCTGCAATACATCTCCCAAACCGAACTTGATGAGCTGCTGAAGCTGGGCAACGACAAGATAGCTCACGGCTTGCTGATGCTCAGCGATGAACCGTTGTTGTTTATCTATGTGTCGGCGGTGGTCAGCTGGATACGGTTGCTGCCGCCGCCACAGATGAATGAGCTGATGGGGGAAATCACCGGCGAAGTATTGATCAATCTGCTGCTGATTTGGGCGACGGCAGGTATGGGGGTGGCGGTGCGCCTGGGTACTCAGGTGCTGGACCATAACAAATCCGGACGTGCGCGGGACCTGCTCGAGATGCTGGCCAAACAGCTTGCAGGGCCTGGGTTGGAGCCGCATGTGACGGCGGTTAAACCCTTACTGCTCGGCAGTGCGGCCACACCGATCAAAGCAGTGTCGATGACGCCGTTGAAGGCTGGGGAGCAGTTGGTTTCGAACCCGGTGCCGGCGGTTCGCAGCAAGACGCAGCAGACAGTGCTGGTTCGCCAGGAGCTGGTCGACGATGTGCCGGCTTCGGGTAAAAACCTCAACGGGGATGCGGCGGCGGCGGCGGATAAGACGGCCACCAACGGCTGCCCGGTGTCGATGGTCACCGGCGAAGAATTGCTGACCCTGACCGATGGGACGCTGGACGGGATTTTTCCGTTTGAGTGGACACGGTTGTATCGCACCAGTGCGGTGGACGTGGATTGTGGGTTGGGGTTTGGGTGGAGTCATTCGCTGGCGCAGCGGCTTTCTGTCGTGGGCGATTCGGTGGTGTGGGTCGACCACGAAAACCGTAGTACTCAGTTTCCTCTACCAACTGCCTCCCGACCGGCGATCACCAATAGCTTGGCTGAAGCCGCGATTTACCTGGGCTCGTTGCCAGATGAGCTGGTGCTGGCCCAGGCCTCACGTTTCTATCATTTTCGCGATGGCGTGCTGGTCTCGATCAGCGATGCGTATGACAACCGGCTGCGAATTTCCCGAGATTATTCGGGGCGGATTTCGCGGCTGGATAACGGCGTGGGGCGCTCGCTGTTCCTGCGTTATGAGTCTGGCCGCATCGTGGCGGTGGACTACCAGATCCAGCGCGCCAAGGGCCGCGAACCTTTCGAATGGGTGACCGAGTTTTGCATTGTTTCCTACGCCTATGACGAACTTGGCCGACTGGTCTCAGCGACCAATGCCGTCGGCGAAAGCGAGGTTTACCGGTACGACGAGCAGCACGTCATTTTGGAACGTGGACTGGCCGGTGGCGCGAGCTTCTTCTGGGAGTGGGAACGCTCTGGCAAAGCGGCGCGTTGTGTCCGGCACTGGGCCAGCTTTTCGCAGATGGACACGCGTTATGCCTGGGACGACAACGGCCGCGTCACGGTTTTTAACGCCGATGGCAGCCAGGAAGTGTATGTCCACGATGATCGGGCGCGGCTGGTGCAGCGCATTGATCCTGACGGCGCCGAGCATTTCAAATCCTACGACGATAAAGGCCGGCTGACGGTCGAGCAGGACCCTCTGGGGGCGGTGACGGCGTATCAGTACGACGACGCCGGACGCTTGGTGGCGTTGTTTCCGGGGGATGACGAGCCGACTTCCTACGAGCATGACAATGGTTTCGTACGGGTGGTGCGGCGCGGTGAGGCGGTTTGGAAGTATGAGCGGAACGACCAAGGCGACGTCATCCGCAAGACCGATCCTGAAGGCCACGTCACCGATTACAGCTACGACAAATATGGGCAACTGATTGGGGTTTGGTACCCGGATCACAGCTGTCTGCGGCTAGTGTGGAATGAGCGGGGGCAACTGCTTGAGGAACACTTGCCGAACGGCGGGATCAAGCGTTATCGCTATGACGATCTTGGGCGGCAGATAGCGCGTGAGGAGGCGCATGGGGCGCTGACCGAGTATCAGTGGGACAGCGTGGGCCGGCTGACTCGCGTGGTGCTACCCGGTGGGGCAACGCGGGAATACAGCTACAACCCTTACGGAAAAATCACCGCCGAACGTGACGAGCTGGGGCAGACCACTCGCTACGAATATGCCGACGGCCTGCACCTGATCAGCCGTCGCATCAATGCCGACGGCACCCAGGTCCAATACCGTTACGACAACGTGCGGTTATTGCTGACTGAAATCGAAAACGAAGTCGGCGAAACGTATGGGTTGCAGTACCACCCCAATGGCCTGATCCAGCAGGAGACCGGGTTTGACGGCCAGCGTACGGCGTATGCCTACGACCTCAACGGCAACCTGCTGGAAAAGACCGAATTTGGCGACGATGGCAGTCAGCTAGTCACCCGTTACGAGCGCGATCCTGCCGGCCGACTCGTACGAAAAACCCTGCCCGATGGCAGTCTTGTGGACTATGCCTACGACCGCCAGGGCAATCTCCTCAGCGTCGACGACGGCCACTGGGCGCTGGCCTACGAGTACGACGCGCAAAACCGCCTCACCGCCGAGCATCAAGGCTGGGGCACCCTGCGCTACGGCTACGACGCCTGCGGCCAGCTGAAAAACTTGCGCCTGCCTGACAACAACCGCCTGGTGTTCAATCACGGTAAGGGTGGGCACCTATCGACCGTGGAACTGAATGGCGCCGTACTGACCTCGCACCTGTTCAACGCCGGCCAGGAACACCAACGCCAACAAGGCCAGCTCCTCAGCCACTACCACTACGACGACCAGCAGCGCCTGCACGCCCACGCCGTCACCCAACAGCAACACACCCTCTACCAACGCCAATACGACTACGACAACACCGGCAACCTCACCCGTCTGCTCGACACCCGCAAAGGCGAACACCACTACCACTACGACCCCCTCGCCCGCCTGACCCGCGCCGACCACTCGCAAGACGTCCAGGAACGCTTCGCCCACGACCCGGCCGGCAACCTGCTGATGCAAGACCGACCCGGCCCCGACATCGTCGCGGGTAATCGTCTGATGATCCAGGGCGACCGGCAGTACGACTACGACGCCTTCGGCAACCTGATCCGCGAACGACGTGGCAAGGGCCATCAACTCGTTACCGAGTATCGCTACGACAGCCAACACCGGCTGATCGGAGTCACCCAACCCAATGGCCAAACCGCCAGCTATCGCTATGACCCGTTTGGGCGGCGCATCAGCAAAACCGTGGATGGCAAAACCAGCGAGTTTTTCTGGCAAGGCGACAAGCTGATTGCCGAGCACCATGCGCAGAGCCATCGCAGTTATATCTACGAGCCGGATAGCTTCCGCCCACTGGCACTCCTAGAAGGCTACGGCCCAAAGGAAACCAAACCCTACCACTACCAACTCGACCACCTCGGCACGCCCCAGGAACTCACCACTCCCGACGGCGAAATCGTCTGGTCCGCGCACTACCGCGCCTACGGCGAAATCACCCGCCTCGACGTGGGCAAAGTCGACAACCCGCTACGCTTTCAGGGCCAGTACTTCGACCCGGAAAGCGGGCTGCACTACAACCGCCATCGCTACTACAATCCGGATATTGGTCGCTACCTGACGCCGGACCCGGTAAAGCTGGCCGGTGGGATTAACGCGTACCAGTACGTGCCTAATCCTACGGGGTGGGTTGATCCGTTGGGTTTAAGTAACTGCCCGGAAGGGGGCGATTGTAAGCCTAAAGCTGAAGTAGTAGATTTCACAAAAGCGGCTACCGTGGTTAAGGGGGAACCTAAACAGCCCGCTAACAATGGTAACGAGTACCTTTACCGCGGAGATGACAAAACCCCAGACCATGTTTTTCAACATGGCTTTAAAAGCAAGGGCGCCAGCAACGACTTATACTTGCACGCAGTCGATAGCAACAACCCCCCCAGCAACTTTATAAGCACTTCCCCATCAAAAGCTACCGGAATTGATTTTGCAACCAGATATGGAACACGGAAAGGTTTTCTCTACACGCTGAAAAAAATCCCTGGTCGAGACGTGAACAAAGAACTTGGAAAATTAGCTCCTTTTGATAATGAGTCAGAAATTGCCATACAAAGTAAAATCAGCACAGAAGATATCTTGGGTGCAACACCCATGAAGCGAGACGGCAGTTACATGGGATATTCAATTCCAAACCCAAACAGGAAAGTAAAATGA
- the hemB gene encoding porphobilinogen synthase, whose protein sequence is MTSQFPQARPRRLRRSPELRGLFQETEFTLNDLVLPIFVEEEIDDFVPITSMPGVQRIPEKKLAGEIERYARAGIKSVMTFGVSHHLDASGSDTWKERGLVSRMSSIIKDAVPEMVVMSDTCFCEYTDHGHCGVMHGAHVDNDATLVNLGKQAVAAARAGADVIAPSAAMDGQVQAIRRALDDAGFTHIPIMAYSTKFASALYGPFREAGGSALKGDRKSYQMNPMNRREAVRESLLDEQEGADALMVKPAGAYLDIIRDIREASRLPVAAYQVSGEYAMIKFGAQAGAIDEARVVRETLGSIKRAGADLIFTYFAMDLALAGI, encoded by the coding sequence ATGACCAGCCAGTTCCCCCAAGCCCGCCCACGCCGCCTGCGCCGCTCCCCGGAGCTGCGTGGCTTGTTCCAGGAAACCGAGTTCACACTCAATGATCTGGTGCTGCCAATTTTCGTCGAAGAAGAAATCGACGACTTCGTGCCGATCACCAGCATGCCCGGCGTGCAGCGTATCCCTGAGAAGAAACTGGCCGGCGAGATCGAGCGTTACGCCCGTGCCGGCATCAAGTCGGTGATGACCTTTGGCGTGTCCCACCACCTGGACGCCAGCGGCAGCGACACGTGGAAGGAACGAGGCCTGGTGTCGCGCATGTCCTCGATCATCAAAGACGCGGTGCCGGAAATGGTCGTGATGTCCGACACCTGTTTCTGCGAATACACCGACCACGGCCACTGCGGCGTTATGCACGGTGCCCATGTCGACAACGATGCAACCCTGGTCAACCTGGGCAAGCAAGCCGTAGCCGCCGCCCGTGCCGGTGCCGATGTGATCGCCCCCTCGGCGGCGATGGATGGCCAGGTCCAGGCGATTCGCCGCGCTCTGGACGATGCCGGCTTCACCCATATCCCGATCATGGCCTACTCCACCAAATTCGCCTCAGCCCTCTACGGCCCATTCCGTGAGGCCGGTGGCAGCGCGCTCAAGGGCGACCGTAAAAGCTACCAGATGAACCCGATGAACCGCCGCGAAGCCGTGCGCGAATCGCTTCTCGACGAGCAGGAAGGCGCGGACGCTCTGATGGTCAAACCGGCCGGCGCCTACCTCGACATCATCCGCGACATCCGCGAAGCCTCACGGCTGCCGGTGGCGGCGTACCAGGTGAGTGGTGAGTACGCGATGATCAAGTTCGGCGCCCAGGCGGGTGCCATTGATGAAGCGCGGGTGGTGCGTGAAACCTTGGGGTCGATCAAGCGCGCGGGGGCGGATCTGATCTTCACCTACTTCGCGATGGACCTGGCATTGGCTGGTATCTGA
- a CDS encoding PhzF family phenazine biosynthesis protein: MPTFDFKQLDVFSSVSLKGNPLAVVLGADGLSDEQMADFARWTNLSETTFLLRPRDPQADYRVRIFTTLKELPFAGHPTLGSCHAWLKAGGVPKGEEIIQECEIGLVRIRRQGAELAFIAPPLLRAGLVDAPLLERVRLGLGLEREAIVRSQWVDNGAGWLAVMLADRDQVLRLQPDYSQLLGLAVGVIAPCDSLRDEVDAQFEVRAFVAGDGAQEDPATGSLNAGVAQWLLGEGLAPERYVVSQGTAMGRAGRIHVERQGDEIWIGGAVAVCIEGRLQL, translated from the coding sequence ATGCCGACTTTCGATTTCAAGCAACTGGATGTATTCAGCAGTGTGTCGCTCAAGGGCAACCCACTGGCGGTGGTGCTGGGTGCCGATGGGCTCAGTGACGAGCAGATGGCGGATTTCGCCCGTTGGACCAACCTCAGCGAAACCACGTTTTTACTGAGACCCCGCGATCCGCAGGCGGACTACCGGGTGAGAATTTTCACCACCCTCAAGGAACTGCCATTCGCCGGGCACCCCACGCTAGGCAGTTGCCATGCCTGGCTCAAGGCCGGAGGCGTCCCTAAAGGCGAGGAGATTATCCAGGAGTGTGAAATCGGCCTGGTGCGCATTCGTCGTCAAGGCGCTGAACTGGCGTTTATTGCGCCGCCGCTGCTACGTGCCGGTTTGGTCGATGCGCCGCTGCTGGAGCGCGTACGCCTGGGGTTGGGCCTGGAACGGGAAGCAATCGTGCGCAGCCAATGGGTGGACAATGGCGCGGGATGGCTTGCGGTGATGTTGGCCGACCGTGACCAGGTGTTGCGCCTGCAGCCGGACTATTCGCAACTGTTGGGGTTGGCCGTAGGTGTGATCGCCCCTTGCGACTCGCTACGTGACGAGGTTGACGCGCAGTTTGAAGTGCGCGCCTTTGTCGCCGGTGACGGCGCCCAGGAAGACCCGGCCACCGGCAGCTTGAACGCCGGAGTTGCCCAATGGCTGCTCGGCGAGGGCCTCGCGCCCGAGCGCTATGTGGTCAGCCAGGGCACGGCCATGGGCCGGGCAGGGCGTATTCACGTGGAGCGCCAGGGCGATGAAATCTGGATCGGCGGCGCCGTCGCAGTGTGCATCGAAGGGCGTCTACAGCTCTAG
- a CDS encoding glutathione S-transferase N-terminal domain-containing protein — MNPIAAFPINSKWPAQHPERLQLYSLPTPNGVKVSIMLEELGLPYEAHKVSFETQDQLSPEFLSLNPNNKIPAIIDPNGPSGQPLALFESGAILIYLAEKTSQLLSEDPATRYETIQWLMFQMAGIGPMFGQVGFFNKFAGKAYEDKRPRDRYAAESRRLLDVLEKRLLGRTWIMGDEYSIADIATFPWIRNLIGFYESGDLVGIADFPNVLRALDGFVARPAVIRGLNIPS; from the coding sequence ATGAACCCAATCGCTGCCTTCCCGATTAACAGTAAATGGCCCGCCCAGCATCCGGAGCGCTTGCAACTGTACTCGCTGCCGACGCCCAACGGGGTAAAAGTCTCGATCATGCTTGAGGAACTGGGCCTGCCGTATGAGGCGCACAAGGTCAGCTTCGAGACGCAGGACCAGTTATCCCCCGAGTTCCTGTCCCTGAACCCCAACAACAAGATCCCTGCGATCATTGACCCCAACGGCCCTAGCGGCCAACCGCTGGCGTTGTTCGAGTCCGGCGCGATCCTGATTTACCTGGCGGAAAAAACCAGTCAGTTGCTTTCCGAAGATCCGGCGACACGTTATGAAACCATTCAGTGGCTGATGTTTCAGATGGCCGGTATTGGCCCGATGTTCGGGCAGGTAGGGTTTTTCAACAAGTTCGCCGGTAAAGCCTACGAAGACAAGCGCCCCCGCGATCGCTATGCCGCTGAATCCCGGCGCTTGCTCGACGTGCTGGAAAAGCGCCTGCTGGGCCGTACCTGGATCATGGGTGACGAGTACAGCATCGCCGACATCGCCACCTTCCCGTGGATTCGCAACCTGATCGGCTTCTATGAATCGGGCGACCTGGTGGGCATCGCCGACTTCCCTAATGTACTGCGTGCGCTGGATGGCTTTGTCGCCCGGCCGGCGGTGATCCGTGGTCTCAACATACCGAGCTGA
- a CDS encoding histidine phosphatase family protein, with the protein MTIKPLCLALRLKRYSYILLPLLLVGGAIGLTLESRISSAEPVDGVQTLVFLRHGEKPAGGLGQLNCQGLNRAMNLATVLPEKFGKADFVFAANPTRNVEEGELDNSYSYIRPLMTISPSAIKLGLPVNIKFSANDTSALADELVEDKYHNAIIYTAWSHGYLPELINKVASEASGEKHTITDDWSGSDYDTLYVLTLTWHNGKASLLSRNYKQGLNNGEETCPEPTQVSAES; encoded by the coding sequence ATGACAATCAAGCCTCTGTGCCTTGCGCTGCGCCTGAAACGCTATTCATACATCCTGTTGCCGCTCTTGCTGGTTGGCGGCGCCATCGGCCTGACCCTGGAGTCACGCATCAGCAGTGCCGAACCGGTGGACGGCGTGCAAACCCTGGTATTCCTGCGTCACGGTGAAAAACCCGCCGGCGGCTTGGGCCAGCTCAATTGCCAGGGCTTGAACCGGGCGATGAACCTGGCCACGGTATTGCCGGAAAAATTCGGCAAGGCCGATTTCGTGTTCGCCGCCAACCCGACGCGCAATGTCGAGGAAGGCGAGCTGGACAATTCCTACAGCTATATACGCCCGCTAATGACCATCAGCCCCAGCGCGATCAAGCTGGGCCTGCCGGTGAATATCAAGTTTTCGGCGAATGACACCAGCGCCCTCGCCGACGAGCTGGTCGAGGACAAGTACCACAACGCCATCATCTACACCGCTTGGTCCCACGGCTACTTGCCGGAATTGATCAACAAGGTGGCCAGCGAAGCCTCGGGCGAAAAACACACCATCACCGACGACTGGTCTGGCAGCGACTACGACACCTTGTATGTGCTGACGCTGACCTGGCACAACGGCAAAGCCTCGCTGCTGAGCCGCAACTACAAGCAGGGCCTGAACAACGGCGAAGAAACCTGCCCGGAACCTACCCAGGTGAGTGCCGAATCCTGA